Proteins co-encoded in one Malus domestica chromosome 09, GDT2T_hap1 genomic window:
- the LOC103421897 gene encoding protein C2-DOMAIN ABA-RELATED 4-like, translated as METMMGLLRIHVQRGLNLAVRDLTSSDPYVVVKMGKQKLKTRVVKRNVNPEWDERLTLSVAEPNLPITLSVYDKDTFSFDDKMGEAEFDIALFIKVLRMQLEGLPDGTILTKVQPSRENCLAEESCIIWSNGKLVQNMILRLRNVECGEVELQLQWIDVPSSRGL; from the exons ATGGAGACCATGATGGGTCTGCTGAGGATTCATGTCCAAAGAGGATTGAACCTTGCTGTTCGAGACCTGACAAGCAGTGATCCTTATGTTGTTGTTAAAATGGGCAAGCAG AAACTGAAAACTCGTGTAGTGAAGAGGAATGTGAATCCAGAATGGGATGAAAGATTGACACTTTCAGTTGCAGAACCAAATCTTCCGATCACGCTTTCTGTGTACGATAAAGACACATTTAGTTTTGATGACAAAATGGGGGAAGCAGAGTTTGATATTGCACTATTTATCAAAGTCTTGAGGATGCAATTGGAAGGCCTCCCAGATGGAACCATACTTACAAAAGTACAACCAAGCAGGGAAAACTGCCTTGCTGAAGAAAGCTGCATTATCTGGTCCAATGGCAAACTCGTTCAAAACATGATCCTCCGACTCAGAAATGTGGAGTGTGGGGAGGTTGAACTCCAGTTGCAGTGGATTGATGTTCCTAGTTCTAGGGGTCTGTAG
- the LOC114826785 gene encoding protein C2-DOMAIN ABA-RELATED 4-like: MENMMGLLSVHFQRGVNLAVRDMRSSDPYVVVKMGKQKLKTGVVKRNVNPVWDETLTLSVTEINLPITLCVYDKDRFSFDDKMGDAEFEIALFIKVLRMRLEGLPDGTVITKVQPNRENCLAEESCIIWSKGKLVQNMALRLRNVECGEVELQLQWIDVPSSRGL, encoded by the exons ATGGAGAACATGATGGGTCTGCTTAGTGTTCACTTCCAGAGAGGAGTGAACCTTGCTGTTAGAGACATGAGAAGCAGTGATCCTTACGTCGTTGTCAAAATGGGCAAGCAG AAACTGAAAACTGGTGTGGTGAAGAGGAATGTGAATCCAGTATGGGATGAAACATTGACACTTTCTGTCACAGAAATAAATCTTCCCATCACGCTGTGTGTGTATGATAAAGACAGATTTAGTTTTGATGACAAAATGGGGGACGCAGAGTTTGAGATTGCACTATTTATCAAAGTCTTGAGGATGAGATTGGAAGGCCTCCCAGATGGAACCGTAATTACAAAAGTACAACCAAATAGGGAAAACTGCCTTGCTGAAGAGAGCTGCATTATCTGGTCTAAAGGCAAACTTGTCCAGAACATGGCCCTCAGGCTCAGAAATGTGGAGTGTGGGGAGGTTGAACTCCAACTGCAGTGGATTGATGTTCCTAGTTCTAGGGGTCTGTAG
- the LOC103444204 gene encoding protein C2-DOMAIN ABA-RELATED 4-like isoform X2, which translates to MENMMGLLRIHIQKGVNLAVRDMRSSDPYVVVKMGKQKLKTRVVKKNVNPEWNEKLTLSVADPNLPIRLSVYDKDTFSFDDKMGDAEFEIGTFIKVLRMGLEGLPDGTIITKVQPSRKNCLAEESYIVWSKGKVVQNMVLRLRNVECGEVELQLQWINVPSSRGL; encoded by the exons ATGGAGAACATGATGGGTCTGCTGAGAATTCACATCCAAAAAGGAGTGAACCTTGCTGTTCGAGACATGAGAAGCAGTGATCCTTACGTAGTTGTCAAAATGGGCAAGCAG AAACTGAAGACTCGAGTGGTGAAGAAGAATGTGAATCCGGAGTGGAACGAAAAATTGACTCTTTCAGTTGCAGACCCAAATCTTCCAATCAGGCTTTCTGTGTATGACAAAGATACATTTAGTTTTGATGACAAAATGGGGGATGCAGAGTTTGAGATTGGTACATTTATTAAAGTCTTGAGGATGGGATTGGAAGGCCTCCCAGATGGAACCATAATTACAAAAGTACAACCAAGTAGAAAAAACTGCCTTGCTGAAGAGAGCTACATTGTTTGGTCCAAAGGCAAAGTTGTCCAAAACATGGTCCTCAGACTGAGGAATGTGGAGTGCGGGGAAGTGGAACTGCAGTTGCAGTGGATTAATGTTCCTAGTTCTAGAGGTCTGTAG
- the LOC103444204 gene encoding protein C2-DOMAIN ABA-RELATED 4-like isoform X1, with the protein MENMMGLLRIHIQKGVNLAVRDMRSSDPYVVVKMGKQQKLKTRVVKKNVNPEWNEKLTLSVADPNLPIRLSVYDKDTFSFDDKMGDAEFEIGTFIKVLRMGLEGLPDGTIITKVQPSRKNCLAEESYIVWSKGKVVQNMVLRLRNVECGEVELQLQWINVPSSRGL; encoded by the exons ATGGAGAACATGATGGGTCTGCTGAGAATTCACATCCAAAAAGGAGTGAACCTTGCTGTTCGAGACATGAGAAGCAGTGATCCTTACGTAGTTGTCAAAATGGGCAAGCAG CAGAAACTGAAGACTCGAGTGGTGAAGAAGAATGTGAATCCGGAGTGGAACGAAAAATTGACTCTTTCAGTTGCAGACCCAAATCTTCCAATCAGGCTTTCTGTGTATGACAAAGATACATTTAGTTTTGATGACAAAATGGGGGATGCAGAGTTTGAGATTGGTACATTTATTAAAGTCTTGAGGATGGGATTGGAAGGCCTCCCAGATGGAACCATAATTACAAAAGTACAACCAAGTAGAAAAAACTGCCTTGCTGAAGAGAGCTACATTGTTTGGTCCAAAGGCAAAGTTGTCCAAAACATGGTCCTCAGACTGAGGAATGTGGAGTGCGGGGAAGTGGAACTGCAGTTGCAGTGGATTAATGTTCCTAGTTCTAGAGGTCTGTAG
- the LOC103444203 gene encoding protein C2-DOMAIN ABA-RELATED 4-like: protein MEHLLGLLRVRVVRGTNLAVRDIRSSDPYVVVKMGKQKLKTRVVKKTVNPEWNEDLTLSVADPSLPIKLFVYDKDTFSLDDKMGDAEFEIGPFVQALRVGLQGVPSGTIISRFQPSRQNCLAEESCIVHTDGQVVQNMCIRLRNVESGELELQLQWIDVPGSRGL, encoded by the exons ATGGAGCATCTGTTGGGTCTTCTTAGAGTTCGAGTGGTGAGAGGGACGAACCTTGCTGTTCGAGATATCCGAAGCAGTGATCCTTATGTCGTCGTCAAAATGGGCAAGCAG AAGTTAAAGACTCGTGTAGTGAAGAAGACTGTCAATCCCGAGTGGAACGAAGACTTAACTCTTTCGGTTGCAGATCCAAGCCTTCCTATCAAACTT TTTGTGTATGACAAAGACACGTTTAGTCTTGATGACAAGATGGGGGATGCTGAGTTTGAGATTGGTCCTTTTGTTCAAGCTTTACGTGTGGGTTTGCAAGGCGTACCAAGTGGAACCATAATTTCAAGATTCCAACCAAGCCGGCAAAACTGTCTAGCTGAAGAGAGCTGCATCGTCCATACTGATGGCCAAGTTGTCCAGAATATGTGTATCAGGCTGAGAAATGTGGAGAGTGGGGAACTGGAGCTCCAATTACAGTGGATTGATGTTCCTGGCTCTAGGGGTTTGTAG